Proteins found in one Venturia canescens isolate UGA chromosome 6, ASM1945775v1, whole genome shotgun sequence genomic segment:
- the LOC122412848 gene encoding DBIRD complex subunit ZNF326-like isoform X2 — MSSRGRGFSSRGNSSYRGNRGGGGGSGDWGSGGNSGGSMNRGGYSSSRGSRFKYSTTSYDSRNKYGSVGSSEKYSSRGGRGGDHSNSYKRPRDSYSTREDHRSSSESNRKRIRSDSYQGGGSGGGGSQRYSSSYGGSSTSAQYDDNKRSSSSAVYEDKRQSDRGSYHRGDERHSASRNYAPPPPPPPRISDMAPPSTRYGTTSRGRISHGNTSFRGRISSRGGRGFHRVGTRTSDSLMTRKRTLTSLDYRRKMLGSRSRDYIQRVRMTTTKLRRSGATTRLTRSKKEPGTGSSVKDKDREMAKAINAEFSDDDKDEDVDSNWGEDEKPHEDDDEEVNTEKKVKEVKRKKEKQENIKMEEEEKEEDGKGTEEDDKQEEDDDEAEDGENSKGERAAGSGELPSRRDGKRFIKLNCPHCSHRSVTFKEYSLHLYSGRHNSAMRRIAARHKATLARMRVVQRQEQRRVEVRDASRGTLPSITMFCPICKLNYRSLKAMHHLSESHRQMKRFLTPFCRVCRIQFRSPMLFESHVCSLDHIKRKSLADERLSTRNGEAEGDSSAPEEDDKEVNLDNFMTLDSVGDVDAEEEDEAATSTTPGEKKKKEKPETTESTTMSTTTITTTSTNSMAELEKKPKNKQMIKVGLEYIKRVEVQFCELCKVYLPRNESSERAVALHCSTRSHLKRSELSRYVRDNDDKALRRQAERIHLQTSTTTSSTGSTTVVTGTTATLKAETIQNDGTSGTGVSTSGSTAATVNEVNNGNSTQTNEEKVVVKETSGNATQQSVDGTNKVSKENNVEEEDEEDEFRGDLGDKLWDDVDKDLGDILREAEPGTKSSDDEDSRYDRFRNSEKISQLSKEKDRPEGKDAEAQETSISVSPPKKTEAKVKVEAEK; from the exons ATGAGTTCTCGAGGCAGAGGATTCAGCTCGAGGGGCAATAGCTCGTACAGAGGAAATAGGGGAGGTGGGGGTGGTAGCGGCGATTGGGGAAGCGGCGGGAACAGCGGAGGCAGTATGAATCGAGGTGGATATTCTTCTTCCAGGGGCAGTCGTTTCAAGTATTCAACGACCAGTTATGATTCTCGCAACAAATATGGGTCTG TCGGAAGCTCTGAGAAGTATTCAAGCAGAGGAGGTCGTGGCGGAGATCATTCCAATAGCTACAAGCGTCCACGT GACTCTTACTCGACACGAGAAGATCACAGATCGTCGAGCGAGTCAAATCGCAAAAGGATCCGAAGTGACTCTTaccag GGAGGAGGTAGCGGAGGCGGTGGTTCCCAGAGGTATTCATCGTCGTACGGTGGCTCTTCTACATCCGCTCAATATGACGACAATAAGAGATCATCGTCGTCGGCGGTATACGAAGACAAGAGGCAGAGCGACCGTGGCTCGTATCATCGAGGCGACGAGCGTCATTCGGCATCGAGGAATTACGCGCCTCCACCACCACCGCCGCCGCGTATAAGCGACATGGCGCCGCCATCAACGAGATACGGTACAACGAGCAGAGGTAGAATATCCCATGGTAACACGAGTTTTCGTGGTCGTATATCTTCTCGCGGTGGCCGCGGATTTCACCGTGTTGGAACACGGACATCGGATTCGTTGATGACCCGCAAGCGTACCCTGACCTCGCTCGACTATCGGCGCAAGATGCTTGGTTCGCGTTCGCGCGACTACATTCAACGGGTTCGCATGACCACGACAAAATTGCGCAGGAg CGGTGCTACAACTAGGCTGACCAGAAGTAAAAAGGAACCCGGGACAGGATCCAGCGTTAAGGACAAGGATAGAGAGATGGCCAAGGCTATTAACGCCGAATTCTCCGACGATGATAAGGACGAAGACGTCGACAGCAATTGGGGAGAGGACGAAAAG CCTCACGAGGATGACGATGAGGAAGTTAATACAGAGAAGAAAGTTAAAGAAGtgaagaggaagaaggaaaaacaagAGAATATCAAGAtggaagaagaggaaaaagaagaggATGGAAAAGGAACCGAAGAGGATGACAAACAGGAG GAGGACGATGACGAGGCTGAGGAcggtgaaaattcaaaaggaGAACGCGCTGCAGGATCTGGGGAATTGCCTAGTCGTCGTGACGGCAAACGCTTCATAAAGCTGAATTGTCCCCACTGCTCACATCGCAGTGTGACCTTCAAGGAATATTCACTGCATCTTTATTCGGGACGTCACAATTCAGCGATGAGACGAATCGCAGCTCGTCACAAGGCGACGTTAGCTCGTATGCGCGTCGTCCAAAGACAAGAGCAAAGACGTGTCGAAGTTCGTGATGCATCCCGCGGAACATTGCCCTCGATAACGATGTTTTGTCCCATCTGTAAATTGAATTATCGCTCGCTGAAAGCGATGCATCATTTGTCCGAATCGCATCGACAAATGAAACGTTTTTTAACACCGTTCTGCCGAGTTTGCCGCATACAATTTCGATCGCCAATGCTTTTCGAAAGTCACGTATGTTCTCTCGACCACATCAAg CGCAAGAGCTTGGCAGACGAACGATTATCAACCCGCAATGGAGAAGCCGAAGGGGATTCAAGTGCCCCGGAAGAGGACGACAAAGAAGTAAATCTTGACAATTTCATGACGTTGGACTCTGTCGGTGATGTTGATG CTGAGGAGGAAGACGAAGCTGCGACCTCGACGACCCccggtgagaaaaaaaagaaggagaagcCCGAGACTACCGAGTCGACGACGATGTCGACGACAACCATAACAACAACATCCACAAATAGCATGGCCGAGCTCGAAAAGAAAccgaaaaacaaacaaatgatCAAAGTTGGCTTGGAATACATAAAACGCGTTGAAGTACAATTTTGCGAATTGTGCAAAGTTTACTTGCCCCGAAACGAGAGCAGCGAGCGGGCTGTGGCATTGCATTGTTCAACGCGAAGTCATCTCAAACG ATCGGAACTTTCCAGATATGTGAGGGACAACGATGACAAAGCCTTGCGTCGTCAGGCGGAGAGGATCCATTTGCAAACATCTACGACGACTTCGAGTACCGGAAGTACAACGGTCGTAACGGGAACGACTGCGACATTGAAAGCCGAAACGATTCAGAATGATGGAACGAGCGGGACGGGTGTGAGTACGAGCGGCTCGACTGCAGCGACGGTGAATGAGGTAAATAACGGAAATTCAACTCAAACAAATGAAGAAAAGGTGGTGGTTAAGGAAACGAGCGGAAACGCGACACAACAATCAGTCGATGGGACTAACAAGGTCAGCAAAGAGAACAACGTCGAGGAAGAAGACGAAGAGGATGAATTCAGGGGCGATTTGGGGGATAAGTTGTGGGACGATGTTGACAAAGATCTCGGTGATATTTTGCGCGAAGCCGAGCCCGGTACcaaatcgagtgatgacgagGATTCGCGCTACGATCGTTTCCgcaattctgaaaaaatatcacaactCTCGAAGGAGAAAGATAGGCCCGAGGGTAAAGATGCTGAAGCTCAAGAAACTTCCATCAGTGTCAGTCCgccaaaaaaaactgaggCTAAAGTCAAGGTAGAAGCCGAAAAATGA
- the LOC122412848 gene encoding DBIRD complex subunit ZNF326-like isoform X1 has product MSSRGRGFSSRGNSSYRGNRGGGGGSGDWGSGGNSGGSMNRGGYSSSRGSRFKYSTTSYDSRNKYGSVGSSEKYSSRGGRGGDHSNSYKRPRDSYSTREDHRSSSESNRKRIRSDSYQQGGGSGGGGSQRYSSSYGGSSTSAQYDDNKRSSSSAVYEDKRQSDRGSYHRGDERHSASRNYAPPPPPPPRISDMAPPSTRYGTTSRGRISHGNTSFRGRISSRGGRGFHRVGTRTSDSLMTRKRTLTSLDYRRKMLGSRSRDYIQRVRMTTTKLRRSGATTRLTRSKKEPGTGSSVKDKDREMAKAINAEFSDDDKDEDVDSNWGEDEKPHEDDDEEVNTEKKVKEVKRKKEKQENIKMEEEEKEEDGKGTEEDDKQEEDDDEAEDGENSKGERAAGSGELPSRRDGKRFIKLNCPHCSHRSVTFKEYSLHLYSGRHNSAMRRIAARHKATLARMRVVQRQEQRRVEVRDASRGTLPSITMFCPICKLNYRSLKAMHHLSESHRQMKRFLTPFCRVCRIQFRSPMLFESHVCSLDHIKRKSLADERLSTRNGEAEGDSSAPEEDDKEVNLDNFMTLDSVGDVDAEEEDEAATSTTPGEKKKKEKPETTESTTMSTTTITTTSTNSMAELEKKPKNKQMIKVGLEYIKRVEVQFCELCKVYLPRNESSERAVALHCSTRSHLKRSELSRYVRDNDDKALRRQAERIHLQTSTTTSSTGSTTVVTGTTATLKAETIQNDGTSGTGVSTSGSTAATVNEVNNGNSTQTNEEKVVVKETSGNATQQSVDGTNKVSKENNVEEEDEEDEFRGDLGDKLWDDVDKDLGDILREAEPGTKSSDDEDSRYDRFRNSEKISQLSKEKDRPEGKDAEAQETSISVSPPKKTEAKVKVEAEK; this is encoded by the exons ATGAGTTCTCGAGGCAGAGGATTCAGCTCGAGGGGCAATAGCTCGTACAGAGGAAATAGGGGAGGTGGGGGTGGTAGCGGCGATTGGGGAAGCGGCGGGAACAGCGGAGGCAGTATGAATCGAGGTGGATATTCTTCTTCCAGGGGCAGTCGTTTCAAGTATTCAACGACCAGTTATGATTCTCGCAACAAATATGGGTCTG TCGGAAGCTCTGAGAAGTATTCAAGCAGAGGAGGTCGTGGCGGAGATCATTCCAATAGCTACAAGCGTCCACGT GACTCTTACTCGACACGAGAAGATCACAGATCGTCGAGCGAGTCAAATCGCAAAAGGATCCGAAGTGACTCTTaccag CAGGGAGGAGGTAGCGGAGGCGGTGGTTCCCAGAGGTATTCATCGTCGTACGGTGGCTCTTCTACATCCGCTCAATATGACGACAATAAGAGATCATCGTCGTCGGCGGTATACGAAGACAAGAGGCAGAGCGACCGTGGCTCGTATCATCGAGGCGACGAGCGTCATTCGGCATCGAGGAATTACGCGCCTCCACCACCACCGCCGCCGCGTATAAGCGACATGGCGCCGCCATCAACGAGATACGGTACAACGAGCAGAGGTAGAATATCCCATGGTAACACGAGTTTTCGTGGTCGTATATCTTCTCGCGGTGGCCGCGGATTTCACCGTGTTGGAACACGGACATCGGATTCGTTGATGACCCGCAAGCGTACCCTGACCTCGCTCGACTATCGGCGCAAGATGCTTGGTTCGCGTTCGCGCGACTACATTCAACGGGTTCGCATGACCACGACAAAATTGCGCAGGAg CGGTGCTACAACTAGGCTGACCAGAAGTAAAAAGGAACCCGGGACAGGATCCAGCGTTAAGGACAAGGATAGAGAGATGGCCAAGGCTATTAACGCCGAATTCTCCGACGATGATAAGGACGAAGACGTCGACAGCAATTGGGGAGAGGACGAAAAG CCTCACGAGGATGACGATGAGGAAGTTAATACAGAGAAGAAAGTTAAAGAAGtgaagaggaagaaggaaaaacaagAGAATATCAAGAtggaagaagaggaaaaagaagaggATGGAAAAGGAACCGAAGAGGATGACAAACAGGAG GAGGACGATGACGAGGCTGAGGAcggtgaaaattcaaaaggaGAACGCGCTGCAGGATCTGGGGAATTGCCTAGTCGTCGTGACGGCAAACGCTTCATAAAGCTGAATTGTCCCCACTGCTCACATCGCAGTGTGACCTTCAAGGAATATTCACTGCATCTTTATTCGGGACGTCACAATTCAGCGATGAGACGAATCGCAGCTCGTCACAAGGCGACGTTAGCTCGTATGCGCGTCGTCCAAAGACAAGAGCAAAGACGTGTCGAAGTTCGTGATGCATCCCGCGGAACATTGCCCTCGATAACGATGTTTTGTCCCATCTGTAAATTGAATTATCGCTCGCTGAAAGCGATGCATCATTTGTCCGAATCGCATCGACAAATGAAACGTTTTTTAACACCGTTCTGCCGAGTTTGCCGCATACAATTTCGATCGCCAATGCTTTTCGAAAGTCACGTATGTTCTCTCGACCACATCAAg CGCAAGAGCTTGGCAGACGAACGATTATCAACCCGCAATGGAGAAGCCGAAGGGGATTCAAGTGCCCCGGAAGAGGACGACAAAGAAGTAAATCTTGACAATTTCATGACGTTGGACTCTGTCGGTGATGTTGATG CTGAGGAGGAAGACGAAGCTGCGACCTCGACGACCCccggtgagaaaaaaaagaaggagaagcCCGAGACTACCGAGTCGACGACGATGTCGACGACAACCATAACAACAACATCCACAAATAGCATGGCCGAGCTCGAAAAGAAAccgaaaaacaaacaaatgatCAAAGTTGGCTTGGAATACATAAAACGCGTTGAAGTACAATTTTGCGAATTGTGCAAAGTTTACTTGCCCCGAAACGAGAGCAGCGAGCGGGCTGTGGCATTGCATTGTTCAACGCGAAGTCATCTCAAACG ATCGGAACTTTCCAGATATGTGAGGGACAACGATGACAAAGCCTTGCGTCGTCAGGCGGAGAGGATCCATTTGCAAACATCTACGACGACTTCGAGTACCGGAAGTACAACGGTCGTAACGGGAACGACTGCGACATTGAAAGCCGAAACGATTCAGAATGATGGAACGAGCGGGACGGGTGTGAGTACGAGCGGCTCGACTGCAGCGACGGTGAATGAGGTAAATAACGGAAATTCAACTCAAACAAATGAAGAAAAGGTGGTGGTTAAGGAAACGAGCGGAAACGCGACACAACAATCAGTCGATGGGACTAACAAGGTCAGCAAAGAGAACAACGTCGAGGAAGAAGACGAAGAGGATGAATTCAGGGGCGATTTGGGGGATAAGTTGTGGGACGATGTTGACAAAGATCTCGGTGATATTTTGCGCGAAGCCGAGCCCGGTACcaaatcgagtgatgacgagGATTCGCGCTACGATCGTTTCCgcaattctgaaaaaatatcacaactCTCGAAGGAGAAAGATAGGCCCGAGGGTAAAGATGCTGAAGCTCAAGAAACTTCCATCAGTGTCAGTCCgccaaaaaaaactgaggCTAAAGTCAAGGTAGAAGCCGAAAAATGA
- the LOC122412848 gene encoding DBIRD complex subunit ZNF326-like isoform X4 yields the protein MSSRGRGFSSRGNSSYRGNRGGGGGSGDWGSGGNSGGSMNRGGYSSSRGSRFKYSTTSYDSRNKYGSVGSSEKYSSRGGRGGDHSNSYKRPRDSYSTREDHRSSSESNRKRIRSDSYQGGGSGGGGSQRYSSSYGGSSTSAQYDDNKRSSSSAVYEDKRQSDRGSYHRGDERHSASRNYAPPPPPPPRISDMAPPSTRYGTTSRGRISHGNTSFRGRISSRGGRGFHRVGTRTSDSLMTRKRTLTSLDYRRKMLGSRSRDYIQRVRMTTTKLRRSGATTRLTRSKKEPGTGSSVKDKDREMAKAINAEFSDDDKDEDVDSNWGEDEKPHEDDDEEVNTEKKVKEVKRKKEKQENIKMEEEEKEEDGKGTEEDDKQEEDDDEAEDGENSKGERAAGSGELPSRRDGKRFIKLNCPHCSHRSVTFKEYSLHLYSGRHNSAMRRIAARHKATLARMRVVQRQEQRRVEVRDASRGTLPSITMFCPICKLNYRSLKAMHHLSESHRQMKRFLTPFCRVCRIQFRSPMLFESHVCSLDHIKRKSLADERLSTRNGEAEGDSSAPEEDDKEVNLDNFMTLDSVGDVDAEEEDEAATSTTPGEKKKKEKPETTESTTMSTTTITTTSTNSMAELEKKPKNKQMIKVGLEYIKRVEVQFCELCKVYLPRNESSERAVALHCSTRSHLKRYVRDNDDKALRRQAERIHLQTSTTTSSTGSTTVVTGTTATLKAETIQNDGTSGTGVSTSGSTAATVNEVNNGNSTQTNEEKVVVKETSGNATQQSVDGTNKVSKENNVEEEDEEDEFRGDLGDKLWDDVDKDLGDILREAEPGTKSSDDEDSRYDRFRNSEKISQLSKEKDRPEGKDAEAQETSISVSPPKKTEAKVKVEAEK from the exons ATGAGTTCTCGAGGCAGAGGATTCAGCTCGAGGGGCAATAGCTCGTACAGAGGAAATAGGGGAGGTGGGGGTGGTAGCGGCGATTGGGGAAGCGGCGGGAACAGCGGAGGCAGTATGAATCGAGGTGGATATTCTTCTTCCAGGGGCAGTCGTTTCAAGTATTCAACGACCAGTTATGATTCTCGCAACAAATATGGGTCTG TCGGAAGCTCTGAGAAGTATTCAAGCAGAGGAGGTCGTGGCGGAGATCATTCCAATAGCTACAAGCGTCCACGT GACTCTTACTCGACACGAGAAGATCACAGATCGTCGAGCGAGTCAAATCGCAAAAGGATCCGAAGTGACTCTTaccag GGAGGAGGTAGCGGAGGCGGTGGTTCCCAGAGGTATTCATCGTCGTACGGTGGCTCTTCTACATCCGCTCAATATGACGACAATAAGAGATCATCGTCGTCGGCGGTATACGAAGACAAGAGGCAGAGCGACCGTGGCTCGTATCATCGAGGCGACGAGCGTCATTCGGCATCGAGGAATTACGCGCCTCCACCACCACCGCCGCCGCGTATAAGCGACATGGCGCCGCCATCAACGAGATACGGTACAACGAGCAGAGGTAGAATATCCCATGGTAACACGAGTTTTCGTGGTCGTATATCTTCTCGCGGTGGCCGCGGATTTCACCGTGTTGGAACACGGACATCGGATTCGTTGATGACCCGCAAGCGTACCCTGACCTCGCTCGACTATCGGCGCAAGATGCTTGGTTCGCGTTCGCGCGACTACATTCAACGGGTTCGCATGACCACGACAAAATTGCGCAGGAg CGGTGCTACAACTAGGCTGACCAGAAGTAAAAAGGAACCCGGGACAGGATCCAGCGTTAAGGACAAGGATAGAGAGATGGCCAAGGCTATTAACGCCGAATTCTCCGACGATGATAAGGACGAAGACGTCGACAGCAATTGGGGAGAGGACGAAAAG CCTCACGAGGATGACGATGAGGAAGTTAATACAGAGAAGAAAGTTAAAGAAGtgaagaggaagaaggaaaaacaagAGAATATCAAGAtggaagaagaggaaaaagaagaggATGGAAAAGGAACCGAAGAGGATGACAAACAGGAG GAGGACGATGACGAGGCTGAGGAcggtgaaaattcaaaaggaGAACGCGCTGCAGGATCTGGGGAATTGCCTAGTCGTCGTGACGGCAAACGCTTCATAAAGCTGAATTGTCCCCACTGCTCACATCGCAGTGTGACCTTCAAGGAATATTCACTGCATCTTTATTCGGGACGTCACAATTCAGCGATGAGACGAATCGCAGCTCGTCACAAGGCGACGTTAGCTCGTATGCGCGTCGTCCAAAGACAAGAGCAAAGACGTGTCGAAGTTCGTGATGCATCCCGCGGAACATTGCCCTCGATAACGATGTTTTGTCCCATCTGTAAATTGAATTATCGCTCGCTGAAAGCGATGCATCATTTGTCCGAATCGCATCGACAAATGAAACGTTTTTTAACACCGTTCTGCCGAGTTTGCCGCATACAATTTCGATCGCCAATGCTTTTCGAAAGTCACGTATGTTCTCTCGACCACATCAAg CGCAAGAGCTTGGCAGACGAACGATTATCAACCCGCAATGGAGAAGCCGAAGGGGATTCAAGTGCCCCGGAAGAGGACGACAAAGAAGTAAATCTTGACAATTTCATGACGTTGGACTCTGTCGGTGATGTTGATG CTGAGGAGGAAGACGAAGCTGCGACCTCGACGACCCccggtgagaaaaaaaagaaggagaagcCCGAGACTACCGAGTCGACGACGATGTCGACGACAACCATAACAACAACATCCACAAATAGCATGGCCGAGCTCGAAAAGAAAccgaaaaacaaacaaatgatCAAAGTTGGCTTGGAATACATAAAACGCGTTGAAGTACAATTTTGCGAATTGTGCAAAGTTTACTTGCCCCGAAACGAGAGCAGCGAGCGGGCTGTGGCATTGCATTGTTCAACGCGAAGTCATCTCAAACG ATATGTGAGGGACAACGATGACAAAGCCTTGCGTCGTCAGGCGGAGAGGATCCATTTGCAAACATCTACGACGACTTCGAGTACCGGAAGTACAACGGTCGTAACGGGAACGACTGCGACATTGAAAGCCGAAACGATTCAGAATGATGGAACGAGCGGGACGGGTGTGAGTACGAGCGGCTCGACTGCAGCGACGGTGAATGAGGTAAATAACGGAAATTCAACTCAAACAAATGAAGAAAAGGTGGTGGTTAAGGAAACGAGCGGAAACGCGACACAACAATCAGTCGATGGGACTAACAAGGTCAGCAAAGAGAACAACGTCGAGGAAGAAGACGAAGAGGATGAATTCAGGGGCGATTTGGGGGATAAGTTGTGGGACGATGTTGACAAAGATCTCGGTGATATTTTGCGCGAAGCCGAGCCCGGTACcaaatcgagtgatgacgagGATTCGCGCTACGATCGTTTCCgcaattctgaaaaaatatcacaactCTCGAAGGAGAAAGATAGGCCCGAGGGTAAAGATGCTGAAGCTCAAGAAACTTCCATCAGTGTCAGTCCgccaaaaaaaactgaggCTAAAGTCAAGGTAGAAGCCGAAAAATGA
- the LOC122412848 gene encoding DBIRD complex subunit ZNF326-like isoform X3 — MSSRGRGFSSRGNSSYRGNRGGGGGSGDWGSGGNSGGSMNRGGYSSSRGSRFKYSTTSYDSRNKYGSVGSSEKYSSRGGRGGDHSNSYKRPRDSYSTREDHRSSSESNRKRIRSDSYQQGGGSGGGGSQRYSSSYGGSSTSAQYDDNKRSSSSAVYEDKRQSDRGSYHRGDERHSASRNYAPPPPPPPRISDMAPPSTRYGTTSRGRISHGNTSFRGRISSRGGRGFHRVGTRTSDSLMTRKRTLTSLDYRRKMLGSRSRDYIQRVRMTTTKLRRSGATTRLTRSKKEPGTGSSVKDKDREMAKAINAEFSDDDKDEDVDSNWGEDEKPHEDDDEEVNTEKKVKEVKRKKEKQENIKMEEEEKEEDGKGTEEDDKQEEDDDEAEDGENSKGERAAGSGELPSRRDGKRFIKLNCPHCSHRSVTFKEYSLHLYSGRHNSAMRRIAARHKATLARMRVVQRQEQRRVEVRDASRGTLPSITMFCPICKLNYRSLKAMHHLSESHRQMKRFLTPFCRVCRIQFRSPMLFESHVCSLDHIKRKSLADERLSTRNGEAEGDSSAPEEDDKEVNLDNFMTLDSVGDVDAEEEDEAATSTTPGEKKKKEKPETTESTTMSTTTITTTSTNSMAELEKKPKNKQMIKVGLEYIKRVEVQFCELCKVYLPRNESSERAVALHCSTRSHLKRYVRDNDDKALRRQAERIHLQTSTTTSSTGSTTVVTGTTATLKAETIQNDGTSGTGVSTSGSTAATVNEVNNGNSTQTNEEKVVVKETSGNATQQSVDGTNKVSKENNVEEEDEEDEFRGDLGDKLWDDVDKDLGDILREAEPGTKSSDDEDSRYDRFRNSEKISQLSKEKDRPEGKDAEAQETSISVSPPKKTEAKVKVEAEK, encoded by the exons ATGAGTTCTCGAGGCAGAGGATTCAGCTCGAGGGGCAATAGCTCGTACAGAGGAAATAGGGGAGGTGGGGGTGGTAGCGGCGATTGGGGAAGCGGCGGGAACAGCGGAGGCAGTATGAATCGAGGTGGATATTCTTCTTCCAGGGGCAGTCGTTTCAAGTATTCAACGACCAGTTATGATTCTCGCAACAAATATGGGTCTG TCGGAAGCTCTGAGAAGTATTCAAGCAGAGGAGGTCGTGGCGGAGATCATTCCAATAGCTACAAGCGTCCACGT GACTCTTACTCGACACGAGAAGATCACAGATCGTCGAGCGAGTCAAATCGCAAAAGGATCCGAAGTGACTCTTaccag CAGGGAGGAGGTAGCGGAGGCGGTGGTTCCCAGAGGTATTCATCGTCGTACGGTGGCTCTTCTACATCCGCTCAATATGACGACAATAAGAGATCATCGTCGTCGGCGGTATACGAAGACAAGAGGCAGAGCGACCGTGGCTCGTATCATCGAGGCGACGAGCGTCATTCGGCATCGAGGAATTACGCGCCTCCACCACCACCGCCGCCGCGTATAAGCGACATGGCGCCGCCATCAACGAGATACGGTACAACGAGCAGAGGTAGAATATCCCATGGTAACACGAGTTTTCGTGGTCGTATATCTTCTCGCGGTGGCCGCGGATTTCACCGTGTTGGAACACGGACATCGGATTCGTTGATGACCCGCAAGCGTACCCTGACCTCGCTCGACTATCGGCGCAAGATGCTTGGTTCGCGTTCGCGCGACTACATTCAACGGGTTCGCATGACCACGACAAAATTGCGCAGGAg CGGTGCTACAACTAGGCTGACCAGAAGTAAAAAGGAACCCGGGACAGGATCCAGCGTTAAGGACAAGGATAGAGAGATGGCCAAGGCTATTAACGCCGAATTCTCCGACGATGATAAGGACGAAGACGTCGACAGCAATTGGGGAGAGGACGAAAAG CCTCACGAGGATGACGATGAGGAAGTTAATACAGAGAAGAAAGTTAAAGAAGtgaagaggaagaaggaaaaacaagAGAATATCAAGAtggaagaagaggaaaaagaagaggATGGAAAAGGAACCGAAGAGGATGACAAACAGGAG GAGGACGATGACGAGGCTGAGGAcggtgaaaattcaaaaggaGAACGCGCTGCAGGATCTGGGGAATTGCCTAGTCGTCGTGACGGCAAACGCTTCATAAAGCTGAATTGTCCCCACTGCTCACATCGCAGTGTGACCTTCAAGGAATATTCACTGCATCTTTATTCGGGACGTCACAATTCAGCGATGAGACGAATCGCAGCTCGTCACAAGGCGACGTTAGCTCGTATGCGCGTCGTCCAAAGACAAGAGCAAAGACGTGTCGAAGTTCGTGATGCATCCCGCGGAACATTGCCCTCGATAACGATGTTTTGTCCCATCTGTAAATTGAATTATCGCTCGCTGAAAGCGATGCATCATTTGTCCGAATCGCATCGACAAATGAAACGTTTTTTAACACCGTTCTGCCGAGTTTGCCGCATACAATTTCGATCGCCAATGCTTTTCGAAAGTCACGTATGTTCTCTCGACCACATCAAg CGCAAGAGCTTGGCAGACGAACGATTATCAACCCGCAATGGAGAAGCCGAAGGGGATTCAAGTGCCCCGGAAGAGGACGACAAAGAAGTAAATCTTGACAATTTCATGACGTTGGACTCTGTCGGTGATGTTGATG CTGAGGAGGAAGACGAAGCTGCGACCTCGACGACCCccggtgagaaaaaaaagaaggagaagcCCGAGACTACCGAGTCGACGACGATGTCGACGACAACCATAACAACAACATCCACAAATAGCATGGCCGAGCTCGAAAAGAAAccgaaaaacaaacaaatgatCAAAGTTGGCTTGGAATACATAAAACGCGTTGAAGTACAATTTTGCGAATTGTGCAAAGTTTACTTGCCCCGAAACGAGAGCAGCGAGCGGGCTGTGGCATTGCATTGTTCAACGCGAAGTCATCTCAAACG ATATGTGAGGGACAACGATGACAAAGCCTTGCGTCGTCAGGCGGAGAGGATCCATTTGCAAACATCTACGACGACTTCGAGTACCGGAAGTACAACGGTCGTAACGGGAACGACTGCGACATTGAAAGCCGAAACGATTCAGAATGATGGAACGAGCGGGACGGGTGTGAGTACGAGCGGCTCGACTGCAGCGACGGTGAATGAGGTAAATAACGGAAATTCAACTCAAACAAATGAAGAAAAGGTGGTGGTTAAGGAAACGAGCGGAAACGCGACACAACAATCAGTCGATGGGACTAACAAGGTCAGCAAAGAGAACAACGTCGAGGAAGAAGACGAAGAGGATGAATTCAGGGGCGATTTGGGGGATAAGTTGTGGGACGATGTTGACAAAGATCTCGGTGATATTTTGCGCGAAGCCGAGCCCGGTACcaaatcgagtgatgacgagGATTCGCGCTACGATCGTTTCCgcaattctgaaaaaatatcacaactCTCGAAGGAGAAAGATAGGCCCGAGGGTAAAGATGCTGAAGCTCAAGAAACTTCCATCAGTGTCAGTCCgccaaaaaaaactgaggCTAAAGTCAAGGTAGAAGCCGAAAAATGA